From Solwaraspora sp. WMMD1047, the proteins below share one genomic window:
- a CDS encoding roadblock/LC7 domain-containing protein, whose protein sequence is MTSPNNLSWLLQNFVNSIPEVSHALAVSTDGLVLAHNHGLPRDRADQLAATGSGLISLLMGAARFFQAGSVISNVTQLDGGFMFLMAFSEGASLLVLASPACDVGQVSYEMTDLANRMGEALTPAVRSELLRTL, encoded by the coding sequence GTGACGAGCCCGAACAACCTGAGCTGGCTGTTGCAGAACTTTGTCAACAGCATCCCGGAGGTCAGCCACGCCCTCGCCGTCTCGACCGACGGGCTGGTCCTGGCGCACAACCACGGCCTGCCCCGGGACCGCGCGGATCAACTCGCCGCCACCGGCAGCGGCCTGATCTCCCTGCTGATGGGGGCGGCCCGGTTCTTCCAGGCCGGCTCGGTGATCTCCAACGTGACCCAGCTGGACGGCGGGTTCATGTTCCTGATGGCGTTCAGCGAGGGGGCGTCGCTGCTCGTGCTCGCCTCCCCCGCCTGCGACGTCGGCCAGGTCTCCTACGAGATGACCGACCTGGCGAACCGGATGGGAGAGGCGCTCACGCCGGCGGTCCGCTCCGAGTTGCTGCGGACGCTGTGA